A window of Cryptomeria japonica chromosome 3, Sugi_1.0, whole genome shotgun sequence contains these coding sequences:
- the LOC131874087 gene encoding uncharacterized protein LOC131874087: MEYAEEPVYFMAPRRPFPPRAMQPGFPNEYFPSPRQTFPNSNTWYGGWQQPSSYPQWSQNYQFGTQLWQQAWRPNVPQPPSYPQSYPQPYLPQTQFPPPPLINPYQQPQQFLPPIPSSSSNPIPNPPQPPKPTSMPTQPNPNPNNKPSQPVYNNEVASYPTYSVNTVELEGVQLRSGKALQGPTIIEINEEPKAESEKEPLFPDRLLSKPAIKDILVYNKTVRELCTRRQKKKEDPKTIQVIGQLADLMLGNLTIPKYADLGSPVIQVRIGKITIPNTLVDLGAAINVMTNETKTKLSLEGLRPTPTVLQMADRSLVKPEGVIEDVVLSIDSWDFPTDFMILQPKVKLGGYPLILGGPWLAAANAFINCRSCNMVISNGEQTKQITLYPPAQPLLETEDPIWVDSDLEDSLPVLTIEQAYDFEEPTEDNLLVNFL; this comes from the exons ATGGAATATGCTGAGGAACCTGTATATTTTATGGCCCCACGACGTCCTTTTCCGCCAAGAGCAATGCAGCCAGGTTTCCCTAATGAGTATTTTCCTAGTCCAAGGCAAACCTTCCCCAATTCAAATACATGGTATGGGGGCTGGCAACAACCTTCATCCTATCCTCAGTGGTCCCAAAATTACCAATTCGGAACACAACTGTGGCAACAGGCATGGAGGCCAAATGTGCCACAACCTCCATCATACCCACAATCGTATCCCCAACCTTATCTACCCCAAACTCAATTTCCACCTCCACCTTTAATAAATCCTTATCAACAACCACAACAATTCCTTCCACCTATTCCATCATCCTCCTCTAATCCAATACCTAACCCACCACAACCACCAAAGCCAACATCAATGCCCACTCAACCAAATCCCAATCCTAATAATAAGCCATCCCAACCCGTGTATAATAATGAGGTGGCAAGTTATCCCACTTATTCGGTTAATACAGTAGAACTGGAAGGAGTACAATTGAGGTCGGGAAAAGCCCTCCAAGGTCCCACAATCATAGAAATAAATGAAGAACCTAAAGCAGAGTCTGAAAAAGAACCTCTATTTCCTGACCGGTTGCTTTCTAAACCT GCTATCAAGGATATTCTGGTGTATAATAAAACAGTTCGAGAGTTATGTACACgaaggcaaaagaagaaagaagatccaAAAACTATTCAAGTTATTGGGCAATTGGCGGATCTTATGCTTGGCAATTTGACAATTCCCAAATATGCAGATCTCGGAAGCCCAGTCATCCAGGTAAGAATTGGTAAGATTACTATACCTAATACACTTGTGGATTTGGGTGCTGCAATTAATGTGATGACTAATGAGAccaaaacaaaattatctcttgaagGACTTAGGCCCACACCTACAGTTCTCCAAATGGCTGATCGTTCACTGGTCAAGCCTGAAGGGGTTATTGAAGATGTGGTCCTTTCTATTGATTCATGGGATTTTCCAACTGACTTTATGATCTTGCAGCCGAAAGTTAAGCTGGGGGGATATCCCTTAATCTTAGGAGGACCTTGGCTAGCTGCTGCTAATGCTTTTATCAACTGTCGGTCATGTAATATGGTTATCTCTAATGGAGAACAAACTAAGCAAATAACACTATATCCACCTGCTCAACCCCTGTTAGAAACAGAAGATCCTATTTGGGTTGATAGTGACTTGGAAGATTCCTTACCGGTCCTAACTATTGAACAAGCATATGATTTTGAAGAACCCACAGAGGATAACCTTCTTGTTAATTTTCTTTAG